Within Rutidosis leptorrhynchoides isolate AG116_Rl617_1_P2 unplaced genomic scaffold, CSIRO_AGI_Rlap_v1 contig78, whole genome shotgun sequence, the genomic segment TCCGTGCTTGCGGTGTTAGGGACTGAGAGGAGTATAAGACACATGATCTATGTGATTGCGGAGGAGTTTGTCAAGGAATATGAATCAAAAAATTTCATTAATCCTAGCACAAAATGGCGGGCTAGGCGTGAAGTTGTGGAGTGGTTAACATCAATGACTTCGAAGAATCATTCAGGTATTATTTGCAAACTTTTAGATTCTTCGTTTTGAGGTTTGTTTGGCATGGAAGTAAGCATTAATCAAAAGTTGTTGTGGTTATGATTACTGATTAGTACATTGTAGATGAATTATTTTAGATTTTTCTAGTTCTATGTGCTTTGATGTTTTTCTTATGGAAAGGGCCAAATACTACCTATGTGTTTCACCATTTCCGAAGTTAGCGTCTTAGGAAATTGAATGGACTTCCTTTTGGCAATTATCAAATAGCAATTACTAATTCAGGAGGATGCTTGCCACAGAGCACGTTCATTTCTTTACAACTTATACTAGGAATTTTTATGTGTAATTTATGAAAAGTAGATAGAGTTTTTACCGAGGCGTTTTCTTCCATCTTCTTGTGGTTATTAGCGAACAAAGTTAACTTGTGTTACATTTTCTGACAACAACCAATTGTGTTTCACCATTTCTCCTTAATAGAGTGCATGGTCTTACTATTTTCGTGTCGGCTTGTGGTGATGATTCCAAAGGTTGTATTAAATATTTTGTAATttgcaccaaaaaaaaaaaattgtaattttgTTTTGGTATATATTGATTCTTTTCTTCTTTCTCTATATTTGTGAACCTCCTTGTTAAAAAGTTCACGAGTGAGAGCTCAGAACTGTGTTCTTGTTAGCGGCTTCTAATAAGACTCTAATTATGAGCTCCGATGAGGAAATAGCAACTATGAAATTTGGTGAGAACATAGGAATTTCGGTCTCCGATCAGGAATCGAGAGTAGACTCCAACGACGGTAGtttattaaaatcaaaaagtcgCTTTCAGCATTTTCTATCTTGCTTCTTTCTTTGTTCTGTTATTTATCTACTCGATAAATATTTGTTTCAGTagaattctctctctctctccaccTTTTGCTTTTAATTTAAATCAAAAACTTGATTTTGCTCTTACTTGCAGATTCACAGATGGATAGCTTGACGCAAAGTTTGGGATCTCTTGAAGTATCAGAGCCGAtggtataattatttatatattcttAATCAGTAGCCTTTTAGATATTGATTGGatcttattttgaacatatatcgaAATTCCAGATTGAAAGGAAATTCAAAGCTCGAAATTCAGACATTGCCTGGTCTGGTGTCCCGTGGGTCTGTGCTAAACAACTGATACACTACCCATCCTTTTACCGAAATAAAACTACCATACCTGTAAGAATCATTTTGGGTTTCAGATTAACATGCAATGGAAAACTAGTCGCCATTCTGATCCAAACTTTTTCCCTTGATGTTCAGGTTCATTCCTTTGTATTTATCATGGATGTGGGGCAATCTAACTACCTTGGGTACTTGGAAGATATGTATGAAGATAAAAAGGGTTTGAAGAAGGTAAAAGTGAGATGGTTTCACCGTGACCAGGAAGTCAAGCATGTGATGTCTCAGCTAAATCCTCATCCAAGAGAAGTTTTTATGACTACACATGTTCAAGTTATCAGCGCAGAAAGTGTCGATGGCCTGGCAACTGTCTTAACTCCAAAGCATTTTGAGAAATTTGTTAATGCTGTTCCAGATAGCTCTCGCTTTATGTGCTCTAGGCAGTTAAAAAATAACAGGATTAAGCCATTCACGATTACTAAGCTGAAAGGTTACCACAGTCAAGCAATTTTCTCTGCATCTGATGGCTTGCTCGAATCGGAGAAGTACGGCAAGAGCCAGGAAGAAGGGGAAGAGTTAACCCTTAATGGACCTGCAAGCTTCTTAGGCACTAAGCGAAAGAGAAGCAGCAAGGGCGTCGAAAGTAGTATTGGGAAGATAGGGACTCCTCCTTGTAACCAGAGAGCCACAAGATTCCCAAAGGTGAAATTTCGATTTTCAAAAAAACCATTGGGCATCAAATCTGAAGAACCTCGGGCCCAAAATACTGTTTCTTCAAAAGTGGGCGAGAAGGTCGAGTTTCTAT encodes:
- the LOC139885094 gene encoding uncharacterized protein, encoding MSVDDPTFVAWEEHIVCNERGNRVVHYYLKEADGNSVLAVLGTERSIRHMIYVIAEEFVKEYESKNFINPSTKWRARREVVEWLTSMTSKNHSDSQMDSLTQSLGSLEVSEPMIERKFKARNSDIAWSGVPWVHSFVFIMDVGQSNYLGYLEDMYEDKKGLKKVKVRWFHRDQEVKHVMSQLNPHPREVFMTTHVQVISAESVDGLATVLTPKHFEKFVNAVPDSSRFMCSRQLKNNRIKPFTITKLKGYHSQAIFSASDGLLESEKYGKSQEEGEELTLNGPASFLGTKRKRSSKGVESSIGKIGTPPCNQRATRFPKVKFRFSKKPLGIKSEEPRAQNTVSSKVGEKVEFLSQDSGINGCWFRCKVLQANQKRVKVQYDDLLDADDSGKLEEWIPACRVVAPDKLGMRCTGRLTIRPRPEDLANPMFEVGAAVDAWWCDGWWEGVVTKVDGPGNCIQVYLPGESKFLNVDKKTLRTSRDWLGDEWVEIKAMPDILGYISANATPRTKPPPYPVATIEVSGGGSLNTIPELVAVKELPQANAKTEIKNGNGDEIEAGVSGKEGMAMEEDVESANPKCEVAEVPKVLSSVV